The following proteins come from a genomic window of Streptomyces sp. ALI-76-A:
- a CDS encoding TIGR03885 family FMN-dependent LLM class oxidoreductase, translated as MTVYGLHASHEQIPPGDLLDAVVHAERAGFTAAMCSDHFSPWSVRQGESGFAWSWLGAALQATEQVPFGVVNAPGQRYHPAIVAQAVASLASMYPGRFWVALGSGEASNEHITGARWPRKDIRNARLRECVDVIRALLRGEEVSHDGLVTVDRARLWTLPSAVPPLIGAACSTATAAWCAEWADGLITVNAPPERLREIVGAYRDAGGRGPVHLQVHLSWAPDEDEALALAHDQWRTNVHTPPASWDLDSAELFDIVSEHVTPEQVARTVNVSSDLGRHTAWLQEYAELGFDAVMLHHVGREQGPFIDAFAAEVLPRLDVTRPLPATAKEYRCV; from the coding sequence ATGACGGTTTATGGATTGCACGCCTCGCACGAGCAGATCCCACCCGGGGACCTGCTCGACGCCGTGGTGCACGCGGAACGTGCGGGATTCACCGCTGCCATGTGCTCGGACCACTTCTCGCCATGGAGCGTCCGCCAGGGGGAGTCGGGATTCGCCTGGTCGTGGCTCGGGGCCGCCCTCCAGGCCACCGAACAGGTGCCGTTCGGCGTGGTGAACGCGCCCGGACAGCGCTACCACCCGGCGATCGTCGCCCAGGCGGTCGCCAGTCTCGCGTCCATGTACCCGGGCCGGTTCTGGGTGGCGCTCGGCAGTGGTGAAGCCTCCAACGAGCACATCACGGGGGCGCGTTGGCCCCGCAAGGACATCCGCAACGCGCGGCTGCGCGAGTGCGTCGACGTCATCCGTGCCCTGTTGCGGGGAGAGGAGGTCAGCCACGACGGACTGGTGACCGTGGACCGGGCCCGGCTGTGGACGCTGCCGTCCGCCGTGCCGCCACTGATCGGAGCGGCGTGCAGTACGGCCACCGCGGCCTGGTGCGCCGAATGGGCGGACGGCCTGATCACGGTCAACGCCCCGCCGGAACGGCTTCGCGAGATCGTCGGCGCGTACCGTGACGCGGGCGGCCGTGGCCCCGTACACCTTCAGGTGCATCTGAGCTGGGCGCCCGACGAGGACGAGGCCCTGGCGCTCGCGCACGACCAGTGGCGCACCAACGTGCATACACCACCTGCCAGTTGGGACCTGGACTCGGCGGAACTGTTCGACATCGTCAGTGAGCACGTCACGCCCGAGCAGGTGGCGCGCACGGTCAACGTGTCGTCCGATCTCGGCCGGCACACCGCCTGGCTCCAGGAGTACGCCGAACTCGGCTTCGACGCGGTGATGCTGCACCACGTGGGCCGTGAACAGGGCCCGTTCATCGACGCGTTCGCCGCCGAGGTGCTGCCGCGACTCGACGTCACCCGCCCGCTGCCCGCCACGGCGAAGGAGTACCGATGCGTCTGA
- a CDS encoding DUF3566 domain-containing protein: MRISRTDPWSVMTVGFLASVALGVCVIVTVTVLWMLLGTVDPDLRPSLGWVLVITTGVTILEVVLVTALTTLGAFLYNLSAGLVGGVEMTLTQDGPE; encoded by the coding sequence TTGCGGATATCGAGGACCGACCCCTGGTCGGTGATGACGGTGGGCTTCCTCGCCTCCGTGGCCCTGGGCGTGTGCGTGATCGTGACGGTGACCGTGCTGTGGATGCTGCTGGGCACGGTCGACCCGGATCTGCGGCCGTCGCTGGGCTGGGTGCTCGTCATCACCACCGGCGTCACGATTCTGGAGGTGGTGCTGGTCACGGCGCTGACGACCCTGGGCGCCTTTCTCTACAACCTGTCGGCGGGGCTCGTCGGCGGTGTCGAGATGACTCTGACTCAGGACGGACCTGAGTGA
- a CDS encoding ZIP family zinc transporter, with protein sequence MAEVVQAGLWGLVAGSALLLGAALGYGLRVPQKVIATVMAFGAGVLISAVSFELVGEAYEQAGLAPAAVGTLIGALAYTAGNVWLARRGARHRKRSGHHRTQTQPSENQQGGSGAALALGALLDGVPESAVIGVSLLDGGAVSLVTVAAVFISNVPEGLSSSAGMKQAGRGKGYVFGVWAAIAAASTVSAVLGYTVVGSFSPAVIAAVTAVAAGAILAMIADTMIPEAFEDAHLAIGLITVSGFLVSFALSHT encoded by the coding sequence ATGGCTGAAGTGGTGCAGGCAGGACTGTGGGGGCTTGTGGCGGGCTCGGCGCTGTTGCTCGGTGCCGCGCTGGGGTACGGGCTGCGGGTGCCGCAGAAGGTGATCGCGACGGTGATGGCCTTCGGTGCCGGTGTGCTGATCTCGGCGGTCTCCTTCGAGCTGGTCGGGGAGGCGTACGAGCAGGCGGGGCTCGCCCCGGCGGCCGTCGGCACCCTCATCGGCGCGCTGGCCTACACCGCGGGCAATGTGTGGCTGGCCCGCCGGGGCGCCCGGCACCGCAAGCGCTCCGGTCACCATCGGACCCAGACGCAGCCGTCCGAGAACCAGCAGGGCGGGTCCGGAGCGGCTCTGGCGCTCGGCGCGCTGCTGGACGGGGTGCCGGAGTCCGCGGTCATCGGGGTGAGCCTGCTCGACGGCGGCGCGGTGAGCCTGGTGACCGTGGCAGCGGTGTTCATCAGCAACGTGCCCGAAGGACTGTCCAGTTCGGCGGGTATGAAGCAGGCCGGCCGCGGCAAGGGGTACGTCTTCGGTGTCTGGGCGGCGATCGCCGCCGCGAGCACGGTGTCGGCGGTCCTCGGTTACACCGTGGTCGGCTCCTTCTCCCCCGCCGTGATCGCCGCGGTGACCGCGGTGGCCGCAGGGGCGATCCTGGCAATGATCGCCGACACGATGATTCCCGAGGCCTTCGAGGACGCCCACCTGGCCATCGGGCTGATCACCGTGAGCGGCTTCCTGGTCTCCTTCGCCCTCTCCCACACCTGA
- a CDS encoding alpha-amylase family protein, producing the protein MRLTRTSDLWWKNAVVYCLDVETYQDGNGDGIGDFAGLTQRIDHLVRLGVTCVWLMPFYPTRERDDGYDITDFYGVDPRLGTLGDFTEFVRTARDRGIRVIADLVVNHTSEEHPWFKDARSSRDSAHRDWYVWKDEPPEDGPEGVVFPDAEDSLWEYDEGSGQYYLHRFYKQQPDLNVANPAVRDEIARVMGFWTQLGLSGFRVDAVPFLLETDGQDDAGDLPDPHEYLADLRAFLGRRNGESVLLGEVNLPYDDLARFFGDPASDRGDELTMCFDFVGMQQMYLSMAREDAGPLAAALRERPAAPRDAHWATFVRNHDELTLDKLSDDERAEVFATFGPDKDMQLYDRGLRRRLPPMVGGDQRRIELAYSLLFTLPGTPVLFYGEEIGMGENLAAEGRQAVRTPMQWTPEDGAGFSIADPESFPNPLADGAFGPQKVNVYEQSRDPGSLLSRMRLFVERYREAPELAWGDYRLVETGERAVLAHVGCTTDGRVLAVHNFAGRPATVRLKLTEAGPGARLTDLLDEGHLGLTVADDGLLRVELPAYGYRWLRLGTPADDPERVASG; encoded by the coding sequence ATGCGTCTGACCCGCACGTCCGACCTGTGGTGGAAGAACGCGGTGGTGTACTGCCTGGACGTCGAGACGTACCAGGACGGCAACGGCGACGGGATCGGTGACTTCGCGGGACTCACCCAGCGCATCGACCACTTGGTGCGCCTCGGTGTGACCTGTGTGTGGCTGATGCCCTTCTACCCGACCCGGGAGCGCGACGACGGATACGACATCACGGACTTCTACGGTGTCGACCCTCGCCTGGGAACCCTCGGCGACTTCACCGAGTTCGTCCGCACCGCCCGCGACCGCGGCATCCGCGTGATCGCTGACCTCGTCGTCAACCACACCTCCGAGGAGCATCCCTGGTTCAAGGACGCCCGTTCCAGCCGGGACTCCGCCCACCGCGACTGGTACGTCTGGAAGGACGAGCCTCCCGAGGACGGTCCCGAGGGTGTGGTCTTCCCCGACGCGGAGGACAGCCTGTGGGAGTACGACGAGGGCAGCGGCCAGTACTACCTGCACCGCTTCTACAAGCAGCAGCCCGACCTCAATGTCGCCAACCCCGCGGTGCGCGACGAGATAGCCCGGGTCATGGGGTTCTGGACGCAGCTCGGACTGTCCGGCTTCCGGGTCGACGCCGTGCCGTTCCTGCTGGAGACGGACGGGCAGGACGACGCCGGTGACCTGCCCGACCCGCACGAGTACCTCGCCGACCTGCGCGCCTTCCTCGGCCGCCGCAACGGCGAGTCGGTGCTGCTCGGCGAGGTCAACCTGCCGTACGACGACCTCGCCCGCTTCTTCGGCGACCCCGCCTCGGACCGCGGTGACGAACTCACCATGTGCTTCGACTTCGTCGGGATGCAGCAGATGTACCTGTCGATGGCGCGCGAGGACGCGGGACCGCTGGCCGCCGCGCTGCGGGAGCGTCCCGCCGCCCCGCGGGACGCCCACTGGGCCACGTTCGTGCGCAACCACGACGAGCTCACCCTCGACAAGCTGAGCGACGACGAACGCGCGGAGGTGTTCGCCACGTTCGGTCCGGACAAGGACATGCAGCTGTACGACCGGGGATTGCGCCGCAGGCTGCCGCCCATGGTCGGCGGCGACCAGCGCCGGATCGAACTCGCCTACAGCCTGCTGTTCACCCTGCCGGGCACCCCCGTGCTCTTCTACGGCGAGGAGATCGGCATGGGGGAGAACCTGGCCGCCGAGGGACGCCAGGCCGTGCGGACGCCCATGCAGTGGACGCCGGAGGACGGCGCCGGCTTCTCCATCGCCGACCCGGAATCCTTCCCCAACCCGCTGGCGGACGGCGCGTTCGGACCGCAGAAGGTCAACGTGTACGAGCAGAGCCGTGACCCCGGATCGCTGCTGAGCCGCATGCGGCTGTTCGTCGAGCGGTACCGGGAGGCTCCCGAGCTGGCCTGGGGCGACTACCGCCTCGTGGAGACCGGCGAGCGGGCGGTTCTCGCTCACGTCGGCTGCACCACCGACGGGAGGGTCCTGGCCGTGCACAACTTCGCGGGCCGGCCGGCCACCGTGCGGCTGAAGCTGACCGAAGCCGGCCCCGGTGCGAGGCTGACGGACCTTCTCGACGAGGGACACCTCGGTCTCACCGTGGCCGACGACGGCCTGCTCCGCGTCGAACTGCCCGCCTACGGCTACCGGTGGCTGCGCCTCGGCACTCCGGCGGACGACCCGGAGAGGGTCGCCTCCGGCTGA
- a CDS encoding GNAT family N-acetyltransferase, protein MRIRDVRLNELPLLQDIERAAGQCFRDIGMPEIADDEPLPLDELARYHHTGSAWVAADAADVPVAYLIADQVDGNLHVEQVSVHPDSARRGVGRSLLDHLARNATSVRAPALTLTTFTEVPWNAPYYTRCGFRLLDDSELTPGLRKIRAREAQHGLDRWPRACMRRAL, encoded by the coding sequence ATGCGTATCCGTGACGTGCGTCTGAACGAACTGCCTCTCCTCCAGGACATCGAGAGGGCGGCCGGCCAGTGCTTCCGGGACATCGGCATGCCGGAGATCGCGGACGACGAGCCGCTCCCGCTCGACGAACTCGCCCGCTACCACCACACCGGGTCGGCCTGGGTCGCGGCGGACGCCGCCGATGTCCCGGTCGCCTATCTGATCGCCGACCAGGTTGACGGCAACCTGCACGTCGAGCAGGTATCGGTGCACCCGGACAGCGCGCGCCGCGGTGTCGGCCGGTCCCTGCTGGACCATCTGGCCAGGAACGCCACGAGCGTTCGGGCACCCGCCCTGACCCTCACCACGTTCACCGAGGTCCCGTGGAACGCCCCCTACTACACGCGCTGCGGGTTCCGGCTCCTGGACGACAGCGAACTCACCCCTGGGCTGCGGAAGATCCGCGCACGCGAAGCGCAACACGGCCTGGACCGGTGGCCCCGGGCCTGTATGCGCCGGGCCCTGTGA
- a CDS encoding RNA polymerase sigma-70 factor produces the protein MSDQASDPATETFVAHRNLLFTVAYEMLGSAADAEDVLQETWLRWVKVDLAQVRDHRAYLVRITTRQSLNRLRTMKRRKESYVGSWLPEPMLTAPDVAEDVELAESVSMALMLVLETLSPTERAVFVLREAFGLGYDEIAAAVDKSPVAVRQIAHRARRHVDARRPRQAVSPGETRAALESFQRALETGDPRRLLEVLAPEVVLMGDGGGIKQAALRPITGADKVARFMIGGLSKNKIPITVAPTMVNGSPALLVRLDGEIDGVMAARVEDARITGLYYVRNPEKLSYVESETRLTLR, from the coding sequence ATGAGCGACCAGGCCAGTGACCCGGCGACCGAGACGTTCGTCGCCCACCGCAACCTGCTCTTCACCGTCGCCTACGAGATGCTCGGATCGGCGGCCGACGCCGAGGACGTCCTCCAGGAGACCTGGCTGAGATGGGTCAAGGTCGACCTGGCGCAGGTGCGTGACCACCGCGCCTACCTGGTCCGGATCACGACCCGGCAGTCACTCAACCGGCTGCGCACCATGAAGCGCCGCAAGGAGTCGTACGTCGGCTCCTGGCTGCCCGAGCCGATGCTCACCGCGCCGGACGTGGCCGAGGACGTCGAGCTCGCCGAAAGTGTGTCGATGGCGCTCATGCTCGTCCTCGAAACCCTGTCGCCGACCGAGCGCGCCGTCTTCGTCCTGCGTGAGGCTTTCGGTCTCGGCTACGACGAGATCGCCGCCGCCGTCGACAAGAGCCCCGTCGCCGTGCGCCAGATCGCCCACCGCGCCCGCCGGCACGTCGATGCCCGCCGGCCCCGCCAGGCGGTCTCCCCGGGCGAGACCCGGGCGGCCCTGGAGTCGTTCCAGCGCGCCCTCGAGACCGGGGACCCGCGGCGCCTCCTCGAGGTGCTCGCCCCGGAGGTCGTCCTGATGGGCGACGGCGGCGGGATCAAGCAGGCCGCGCTACGGCCGATCACCGGCGCCGACAAGGTGGCCCGTTTCATGATCGGTGGCCTCAGCAAGAACAAGATCCCGATCACCGTCGCTCCCACCATGGTCAACGGCAGCCCGGCACTCCTCGTCCGCCTGGACGGCGAGATCGACGGCGTGATGGCGGCCCGGGTCGAGGACGCCCGCATCACGGGCCTGTACTACGTCCGCAACCCCGAGAAGCTGTCGTACGTCGAGTCCGAGACCCGGCTCACCCTGCGGTGA
- a CDS encoding RICIN domain-containing protein, with translation MRRVRLLVLAVLLSLVPQALMTGAAHAATVTVSNGTQFTDTAGAVVHAHGGGVIKVGSYYYWFGENRNEDNSFRYVSAYRSTDLKSWEFRRHVLTQATDPELASANIERPKVMYNASTGKFVMWMHKELATDYTQARAAVAVSDTVDGDYTWQGSFRPLGHMSRDITVYTDDDGTGYMISAARENRDLHIYRLSPDYLTVETRVQLLWAGQLREAPALFKRNGVYFLLTSGATGWRPNQQMYATASSITGTWSDLRNVGDSTAYGSQTTFVLPVQGSAGTEYLYMGDRWGNSLGLNVNASRYVWLPLEFPTDTTMTMDWFAQIDIDTAAGKVDGVGGPWETVTARHSTKCLDVPSRSQDDGTQITQYTCNGGMNQAWWFKDMGSGYVQLVARHSGKCLDVANNSTANGNPVVQWTCGAGANQQWRLQDAGDGWVRLVSRLSGKCLDVADKSTADNARLLQWTCGTGTNQQFKRGV, from the coding sequence ATGCGCCGTGTCCGGCTCCTCGTCCTCGCCGTGCTGCTCAGCCTCGTCCCCCAGGCCCTCATGACCGGCGCCGCGCACGCGGCGACCGTCACGGTCTCCAACGGGACCCAGTTCACCGACACCGCCGGAGCCGTGGTCCACGCCCACGGCGGCGGTGTGATCAAGGTCGGCTCCTACTACTACTGGTTCGGTGAGAACCGCAACGAGGACAACTCCTTCCGGTACGTGTCCGCGTACCGCTCGACAGACCTGAAGAGCTGGGAGTTCCGGCGCCATGTCCTGACCCAGGCCACCGATCCGGAGCTCGCCTCGGCCAACATCGAGCGGCCGAAGGTCATGTACAACGCGTCCACCGGCAAGTTCGTGATGTGGATGCACAAGGAGCTGGCCACCGACTACACCCAGGCCCGGGCCGCCGTGGCCGTCTCCGACACCGTCGACGGCGACTACACCTGGCAGGGCAGCTTCCGTCCGCTGGGCCACATGTCCCGCGACATCACCGTCTACACGGACGACGACGGTACGGGCTACATGATCTCGGCCGCCCGTGAGAACCGTGACCTGCACATCTACCGCCTCAGCCCCGACTACCTCACCGTCGAGACCCGGGTACAGCTGCTCTGGGCCGGGCAACTGCGGGAAGCGCCCGCCCTGTTCAAGCGGAACGGCGTCTACTTCCTGCTCACCTCCGGTGCCACCGGCTGGCGGCCCAACCAGCAGATGTACGCGACCGCCTCCAGCATCACCGGTACCTGGAGCGACCTGCGCAACGTCGGCGACTCCACCGCCTACGGCTCCCAGACCACGTTCGTCCTGCCCGTGCAGGGCAGCGCGGGCACCGAGTACCTCTACATGGGCGACCGCTGGGGCAACTCCCTCGGCCTGAACGTCAACGCCTCGCGGTACGTCTGGCTGCCGCTGGAGTTCCCCACCGACACCACCATGACCATGGACTGGTTCGCCCAGATCGACATCGACACCGCGGCCGGGAAGGTCGACGGCGTCGGCGGACCCTGGGAGACGGTCACCGCCCGCCACAGCACCAAGTGCCTGGACGTGCCCAGCCGGTCGCAGGACGACGGCACCCAGATCACCCAGTACACCTGCAACGGCGGCATGAACCAGGCGTGGTGGTTCAAGGACATGGGCAGCGGATACGTCCAGCTCGTCGCCCGGCACAGCGGCAAGTGCCTGGACGTGGCCAACAACTCCACCGCCAACGGCAATCCGGTCGTCCAGTGGACCTGCGGCGCCGGCGCCAACCAGCAGTGGCGGCTCCAGGACGCCGGTGACGGCTGGGTGCGGCTCGTCTCACGTCTCAGCGGCAAGTGCCTCGACGTGGCGGACAAGTCCACCGCCGACAACGCCAGGCTCCTCCAGTGGACCTGCGGCACCGGCACCAACCAGCAGTTCAAGCGCGGGGTCTGA
- a CDS encoding FAD-dependent oxidoreductase, which produces MTQNTEVVVIGGGYAGVMAANRLTRREDVTVTLINPRRTFVERIRLHQLVGGSDDAVVDYREVLGERVRLVVDSVTRIDAAGREVTLASGGTVGYDYLVYAVGSGSADPSVPGAAEFAYPITSLEDAERLRPVLDATPATAPVTVVGAGPSGIETAAELAEAGRAVTLVCGGALGPYLHPRGRRTVARRLAELGVAVLDGPGTKVTAVTRDAVRLGDGRELPSGVTIWTAGFGVPDLAVRSGLSTDALGRLLTDETLTSVDDARIVAAGDSAAPSDLPLRMSCQAAMPLGARAADTVLSKIAGERPETLNQVFAGQCVSLGRRAGIFQFAHRYDVAVWFHIAGRPGAKVKEFVCRSTVKHLAAEAHEPGAYRLHRVSGGAKRRQLLQAKGGEAPATAERAA; this is translated from the coding sequence ATGACCCAGAACACCGAGGTGGTCGTGATCGGCGGCGGCTACGCCGGCGTCATGGCGGCCAATCGACTGACCCGGCGCGAGGACGTGACGGTGACGCTGATCAACCCGCGCCGGACCTTCGTCGAGCGGATCCGCCTGCACCAGTTGGTGGGCGGGTCCGACGACGCGGTCGTCGACTACCGAGAGGTCCTGGGCGAGCGCGTCCGGCTGGTCGTCGACAGCGTGACCCGGATCGACGCGGCCGGGCGCGAGGTGACGCTCGCGTCGGGCGGCACGGTCGGCTACGACTACCTGGTCTACGCGGTGGGCAGCGGCAGCGCCGACCCGAGTGTTCCCGGAGCGGCGGAGTTCGCCTACCCGATCACCAGCCTGGAGGATGCGGAGCGGCTGCGGCCGGTCCTGGACGCCACCCCCGCGACGGCGCCGGTGACGGTCGTCGGAGCCGGCCCGAGCGGCATCGAGACCGCCGCCGAGCTGGCGGAGGCGGGCCGTGCGGTGACCCTGGTCTGCGGAGGGGCGCTCGGCCCCTACCTGCACCCTCGTGGCCGGCGCACGGTCGCCAGGCGGCTGGCCGAACTCGGTGTGGCCGTGCTGGACGGCCCCGGCACGAAGGTGACGGCGGTGACCCGCGATGCCGTGCGGCTCGGCGACGGCCGGGAACTGCCGAGCGGGGTGACCATCTGGACCGCCGGATTCGGCGTGCCGGACCTGGCCGTGCGCAGTGGCCTGAGCACCGACGCCCTGGGCCGCCTGCTCACGGACGAGACGTTGACCAGCGTGGACGACGCGCGGATCGTCGCGGCCGGCGACTCGGCGGCACCGTCGGACCTGCCGCTGCGGATGAGCTGCCAGGCCGCGATGCCGCTGGGCGCGCGGGCCGCCGACACCGTGCTCAGCAAGATCGCGGGCGAGCGGCCCGAGACCCTCAACCAGGTGTTCGCCGGCCAGTGCGTCAGCCTGGGCCGACGGGCCGGCATCTTCCAGTTCGCCCACAGGTACGACGTCGCCGTGTGGTTCCACATCGCCGGTCGTCCGGGCGCGAAGGTCAAGGAGTTCGTGTGCCGGAGCACCGTCAAGCATCTGGCCGCCGAGGCACACGAGCCCGGTGCGTACCGCCTGCATCGCGTCTCAGGAGGCGCCAAGCGCCGGCAACTGCTCCAGGCCAAGGGCGGCGAGGCGCCGGCCACCGCGGAGCGGGCGGCCTAG
- a CDS encoding spermidine synthase: protein MSARFQEIDWRPTPMGDISLRRRRDPASGDDVYEVKLGDEFLMSSLFTAGEIALTRIGLAKLPHAELDVAVGGLGLGYTARAALDDPRVRSLIVVDALGEVIEWHQRGLVPLGASLASDSRCRLVQGDFFAMIGDGGLDPLEPDRRFHAILLDVDHSPRHVLHPRHAALYRPAGMRALADRLHPDGVFALWSNDPPDEQFTAVLAEVFAGSEAHVVDFNNPLQGGTATNTVYLAWKAADAS, encoded by the coding sequence ATGAGCGCGCGTTTCCAGGAGATCGACTGGCGCCCCACCCCGATGGGCGACATCAGTCTGCGGCGCCGACGGGACCCGGCATCGGGCGACGACGTGTACGAGGTGAAGCTCGGGGACGAGTTCCTGATGTCCAGTCTCTTCACCGCGGGCGAGATCGCCCTGACCCGGATCGGCCTGGCCAAGCTGCCGCATGCCGAACTCGACGTCGCCGTGGGCGGACTCGGCCTGGGTTACACCGCCCGGGCCGCCCTGGACGATCCACGTGTCCGTTCCCTGATCGTGGTCGACGCTCTCGGCGAGGTCATCGAGTGGCACCAGCGCGGACTGGTACCGCTGGGCGCTTCCCTGGCCTCGGATTCCCGCTGCCGCCTGGTTCAGGGCGACTTCTTCGCGATGATCGGCGACGGCGGCCTGGACCCCCTGGAGCCGGACCGTCGTTTCCACGCCATCCTCCTGGACGTGGACCATTCACCGCGCCATGTGCTGCACCCGCGTCACGCGGCGCTCTACCGGCCCGCCGGGATGCGCGCTCTCGCCGACCGTCTCCATCCCGACGGCGTCTTCGCTCTCTGGTCGAACGATCCGCCGGACGAACAGTTCACCGCCGTCCTCGCCGAGGTTTTCGCGGGGTCGGAGGCCCATGTCGTCGACTTCAACAATCCTCTACAGGGAGGAACCGCGACCAACACCGTCTACCTGGCGTGGAAGGCAGCGGACGCGAGCTGA
- a CDS encoding chlorophyllase — MPDSNTATTVTADAPPAIVSVKPVVLPSPGRGEDLQVRVSAPATGGGLPVLVFSHGYGWSMDGYAPLTDFWAAHGFVVVQPTHLDSRTLGLPAEDPRTPRIWRLRIEDVTRVLDELDVLEASVPGLGGRLDRGRVAVAGHSWGAQTVSALLGARVLDADGAPGEDLSDPRVKAGVLLALTGRGGDDLSPFAAEHFPFMNPSFDDMSTPALVVAGDQDQSALTTRGPDWFTDPYFLSPGSKSLLTLSGAEHSLGGVSGYDVAETTDANPERVALVQRLTSAYLRSALHPEDTGWQAACSALEEDPRGLGKIQSK, encoded by the coding sequence ATGCCCGACTCGAACACCGCGACCACCGTCACCGCCGACGCGCCGCCTGCGATCGTGTCCGTGAAACCGGTCGTCCTGCCCTCCCCGGGCCGCGGCGAGGACCTCCAGGTCCGCGTGTCCGCGCCCGCGACCGGCGGCGGCCTGCCCGTCCTCGTCTTCTCGCACGGCTACGGCTGGTCGATGGACGGCTACGCCCCGCTCACCGACTTCTGGGCCGCCCACGGCTTCGTGGTCGTGCAACCCACCCATCTCGACTCCAGGACGCTCGGCCTGCCCGCCGAGGACCCCCGTACGCCGCGGATCTGGCGCCTGCGGATCGAGGACGTCACGCGGGTCCTGGACGAACTCGACGTCCTGGAAGCCTCCGTGCCGGGCCTCGGCGGACGCCTCGACCGCGGCCGAGTCGCCGTGGCCGGACACTCCTGGGGCGCCCAGACAGTGAGCGCGCTGCTGGGCGCGCGCGTGCTCGACGCCGACGGCGCCCCCGGGGAGGACCTGTCCGACCCGCGGGTCAAGGCGGGCGTGCTGCTCGCCCTGACCGGCCGGGGCGGCGACGACCTGTCTCCGTTCGCGGCCGAGCACTTCCCCTTCATGAACCCGTCCTTCGACGACATGAGTACGCCCGCTCTCGTCGTCGCCGGGGACCAGGACCAGTCCGCGCTGACCACGCGGGGACCGGACTGGTTCACCGACCCGTACTTCCTCAGCCCGGGAAGCAAGAGCCTGCTCACGCTGTCCGGCGCGGAGCACTCGCTCGGCGGTGTCTCCGGGTACGACGTCGCGGAGACGACCGACGCGAACCCCGAACGAGTCGCCCTGGTCCAGCGGCTCACCTCCGCCTACCTGCGCAGCGCCCTCCACCCGGAGGACACCGGCTGGCAGGCGGCGTGCTCCGCACTGGAGGAGGACCCCCGCGGACTGGGGAAGATCCAGAGCAAGTAG
- a CDS encoding TetR/AcrR family transcriptional regulator, giving the protein MNGSGEGAERAAQPRRKDALRNKQTLLDAAAAVFVTSGVEAPVRDIAAKAGVGMGTIYRHFPTRADLIIAVYRHQVDACAEAGPSLLAAGPTPHVALGRWVDLFVDFLVTKHGLAAALRSDEAGFETLHAYFLDRLLPVCAQLLDAAAASGEIRSGVSAYQLMRGVGNLCIGADSDSRYDARRLVELLVAGLRQPR; this is encoded by the coding sequence GTGAACGGAAGCGGTGAGGGTGCGGAGCGCGCGGCTCAGCCCAGGCGCAAGGACGCGCTGCGGAACAAGCAGACCCTGCTCGACGCGGCCGCCGCGGTCTTCGTCACATCAGGCGTGGAAGCGCCCGTACGTGACATCGCGGCCAAGGCCGGCGTCGGGATGGGCACCATCTACCGCCACTTCCCGACGCGGGCGGACCTCATCATCGCCGTCTACCGCCACCAGGTCGACGCCTGCGCCGAGGCCGGCCCAAGCCTGCTGGCGGCCGGCCCGACGCCGCACGTCGCCCTCGGGCGATGGGTCGACCTGTTCGTCGACTTCCTGGTCACCAAGCACGGACTCGCCGCCGCGCTGCGGTCCGACGAGGCCGGCTTCGAGACGCTGCACGCCTACTTCCTCGACCGGCTCCTGCCGGTGTGCGCCCAGCTGCTCGACGCCGCCGCCGCGTCCGGCGAGATCCGCTCCGGTGTCAGCGCCTACCAGCTCATGCGCGGCGTCGGGAACCTCTGCATCGGCGCGGACAGCGACTCCCGCTACGACGCCCGCCGACTGGTCGAACTCCTCGTCGCGGGGCTGCGTCAACCGCGCTGA